In Saccharothrix syringae, the following are encoded in one genomic region:
- a CDS encoding M16 family metallopeptidase, with amino-acid sequence MALPELHRFTLPNGLRVVFAPDRSAPVVGVSVHYDVGFRSEPEGRTGFAHLFEHLMFQGSESLEKLAHFRHVQSSGGTFNGSTHPDYTDYYEVLPSAALERALFLEADRMRAPKITEENLRNQIDVVKEEIRLNVLNRPYGGFPWILLPPVLFQTFPNAHNGYGDFTDLENATVDDCAAFFDTYYAPGNAVLTVAGDFDHEEAKALVEKHFGDVPARPVPSRPSFAEAAPRGEVRAEHTDQHAPMPAIALGYRVPDPVNEVEGYLAYLVLAGVLTDGDGSRLQQRLVHRDGIVVDVGAGCGLFGPLEARDPDTFSITAIHPSEVTAEQVIAAVDEELLRLAEEGPTAQELAKVTARWVSTMHREHDRLTSRTLGLGSAELLFGRAELLYELPEKLSGITTDEVAAAAKALRPDSRAVLILNPASGGNE; translated from the coding sequence ATGGCGCTACCGGAACTGCACAGGTTCACGCTCCCCAACGGCCTGCGGGTGGTGTTCGCACCAGACCGCAGCGCCCCGGTCGTCGGGGTGAGCGTGCACTACGACGTGGGCTTCCGCTCCGAACCGGAGGGGCGGACGGGGTTCGCGCACCTCTTCGAGCACCTGATGTTCCAGGGCAGCGAGAGCCTGGAGAAGCTCGCGCACTTCCGGCACGTGCAGTCCTCGGGCGGCACGTTCAACGGCTCCACGCACCCCGACTACACCGACTACTACGAGGTGCTGCCGTCGGCGGCACTGGAGCGGGCGCTCTTCCTCGAAGCGGACCGCATGCGGGCGCCGAAGATCACCGAGGAGAACCTGCGCAACCAGATCGACGTGGTGAAGGAGGAGATCCGACTCAACGTCCTGAACCGGCCGTACGGGGGGTTCCCCTGGATCCTCCTGCCACCGGTCCTGTTCCAGACCTTCCCGAACGCGCACAACGGCTACGGCGACTTCACCGACCTGGAGAACGCCACCGTGGACGACTGCGCCGCGTTCTTCGACACCTACTACGCGCCGGGCAACGCCGTGCTGACGGTGGCGGGCGACTTCGACCACGAGGAGGCGAAGGCGCTCGTCGAGAAGCACTTCGGTGACGTGCCCGCCCGCCCGGTGCCGTCCCGGCCCTCGTTCGCCGAGGCGGCGCCGAGGGGCGAGGTGCGCGCCGAGCACACCGACCAGCACGCGCCGATGCCCGCCATCGCCTTGGGCTACCGCGTCCCGGACCCGGTGAACGAGGTGGAGGGCTACCTCGCCTACCTGGTCCTGGCCGGAGTGCTGACCGACGGCGACGGGTCGCGGCTGCAGCAGCGGCTGGTGCACCGCGACGGCATCGTGGTGGACGTCGGCGCCGGGTGCGGTCTGTTCGGGCCGCTGGAGGCGCGCGACCCCGACACGTTCAGCATCACCGCGATCCACCCGTCGGAGGTGACCGCCGAGCAGGTCATCGCGGCGGTGGACGAGGAGCTGCTGCGGTTGGCCGAGGAGGGTCCGACCGCGCAGGAGCTGGCGAAGGTCACCGCGCGGTGGGTGTCGACCATGCACCGCGAGCACGACCGGCTGACCAGCCGGACGCTGGGCCTCGGGTCGGCCGAACTGCTGTTCGGGCGGGCCGAGCTGCTGTACGAGCTGCCGGAGAAGCTGTCCGGCATCACCACCGACGAGGTCGCCGCGGCGGCCAAGGCGCTGCGGCCGGACTCGCGCGCCGTCCTGATCCTCAACCCGGCAAGTGGAGGTAACGAGTGA